In one window of Cytophagaceae bacterium ABcell3 DNA:
- a CDS encoding M28 family peptidase, translating to MRKALVYIISVFLLADFFIVNYIVSPVYSLPERSLDVPVDIERIKNDVYLLTNTPEPRNSFNIQSLNLAADYIKQEFSNISDRVEEQVYQVENNDFRNIICSFGPEEGERVIVGAHYDVCHEQPGADDNASGVAGLLELARILKVRSPEHRIDLVAYSLEEPPFFKTPHMGSYVHAKYLKDNEIPVKAMISLEMIGYFSEEEDSQDFPFSLMKLLYPTKGNFIAVVGKVGQRSLTKKVKTSMISASAIPVKSINAPKFVQGIDFSDHLNYWIFGYPAIMITNTSFYRNKNYHEKTDTPETLDYEKMAEVIKGCYRAIVEL from the coding sequence ATGCGTAAAGCTTTGGTATACATTATATCAGTATTCCTGCTTGCAGACTTTTTTATAGTCAATTACATTGTTAGCCCGGTATATTCTTTACCTGAAAGGTCTTTAGATGTACCTGTCGATATTGAGCGGATAAAAAATGATGTATATCTATTGACCAATACGCCTGAGCCTAGAAATTCTTTTAATATTCAATCATTAAACTTGGCAGCAGATTATATTAAGCAAGAGTTTTCGAATATTTCTGATCGGGTTGAAGAACAAGTTTATCAGGTAGAAAACAATGACTTCAGAAATATAATTTGCTCATTTGGACCAGAAGAGGGTGAACGTGTTATCGTGGGCGCACATTACGATGTATGCCATGAACAACCTGGTGCTGATGATAACGCCAGTGGGGTGGCTGGATTGCTTGAACTTGCACGGATACTGAAAGTAAGAAGTCCAGAACACAGAATAGATTTAGTTGCTTACTCTCTTGAAGAACCACCTTTCTTCAAAACGCCACATATGGGAAGTTATGTGCATGCAAAATATTTAAAGGATAATGAGATACCTGTAAAGGCAATGATTTCTCTTGAAATGATTGGGTATTTTTCAGAGGAAGAGGACTCCCAAGACTTCCCTTTCTCCCTGATGAAATTACTGTACCCGACTAAGGGGAATTTTATTGCAGTGGTTGGCAAAGTAGGGCAGAGGAGTCTGACGAAAAAAGTAAAGACTAGCATGATAAGTGCTTCAGCCATTCCTGTTAAATCTATTAATGCTCCAAAATTTGTTCAGGGAATTGATTTTTCAGACCACCTGAATTATTGGATTTTTGGATACCCTGCGATAATGATTACGAACACATCGTTCTACCGCAACAAAAATTACCACGAAAAAACTGACACGCCTGAAACCTTGGATTACGAAAAAATGGCAGAGGTTATTAAAGGCTGCTATAGGGCAATTGTTGAACTTTGA
- a CDS encoding NADP-dependent isocitrate dehydrogenase — MTNTSRINYTITDEAPALATFSLLPIVKKFTKAAGVDVVTKDISLAGRIIANFPEQLTEDQKISDHLAELGELAKTPEANIIKLPNISASIPQLVAAIKELQAQGYKVPDYPQEPKNNEEKEIKARYAKVLGSAVNPVLREGNSDRRVAAAVKEYAKKNPHSMGAWSADSKSHVAHMSSGDFYGSEKSAIMEKAGNVKIEFTDASGNTTLLKDKFPLQEGEVIDAAVMSKKALRSFLEKEIEDAKSAGVLLSLHLKATMMKVSDPIMFGHAVTVFFKDVFDKHADTFKSIGVDPNNGLGDVYAKIKNLPSDQQAAIEADIKEVYKNRPELAMVDSDKGITNLHVPSDVIIDASMPAAIRSSGKMWGPDGKLHDTKAIIPDRSYARIYQEIISFCKENGAFDVSTMGSVSNIGLMAQKAEEYGSHDKTFQIATEGTVKVVDDSGNVVLEQKVEEGDIFRMCQTKDLPVKDWVKLAVTRARVTNTPAIFWLDKNRAHDANLIKKVNQYLKNHDTNGLDIQILAPVDAMRFSCERVKAGKDTISVTGNVLRDYLTDLFPILELGTSAKMLSIVPLLAGGGLFETGAGGSAPKHVQQFVQENHLRWDSLGEFLALAVSLEDLAMKSKNEKAQALAEGLNQANAKFLDNDKSPSRKVGELDNRGSHFYLALYWAQALAEQSKNAELKDKFTSLAKELTDNEEKIVSELNSAQGKSIDMGGYFRPDAEKTEKAMRPSATLNAILEKF, encoded by the coding sequence ATGACAAACACATCAAGAATCAATTACACAATAACAGATGAAGCCCCTGCACTGGCGACTTTTTCGTTATTGCCTATTGTTAAAAAATTCACCAAAGCTGCTGGTGTAGACGTAGTAACCAAGGACATATCGCTTGCCGGAAGGATTATTGCGAATTTCCCTGAGCAGCTTACTGAAGACCAAAAGATAAGTGACCACTTGGCTGAGCTAGGTGAGCTGGCAAAAACCCCTGAGGCTAATATTATCAAGCTTCCAAACATCAGTGCTTCAATCCCTCAACTGGTAGCTGCCATAAAGGAACTCCAGGCGCAAGGATATAAAGTACCTGACTATCCTCAAGAGCCAAAAAATAATGAGGAGAAAGAAATTAAAGCTCGTTACGCTAAAGTATTGGGTAGTGCTGTAAACCCTGTTTTAAGAGAAGGTAATTCCGACAGAAGGGTGGCTGCTGCTGTAAAGGAATACGCAAAGAAAAACCCACACTCCATGGGTGCATGGTCGGCAGACTCAAAATCTCACGTTGCTCATATGTCTTCTGGAGATTTTTACGGAAGTGAAAAGTCGGCTATTATGGAAAAAGCTGGTAATGTCAAAATTGAATTTACTGACGCTTCCGGCAACACTACCCTTCTTAAAGATAAATTCCCTCTTCAAGAAGGAGAAGTAATAGATGCCGCTGTAATGAGCAAAAAAGCTCTTCGCTCTTTCTTGGAGAAAGAAATAGAAGATGCAAAGAGTGCAGGTGTATTGCTGAGCTTACACCTTAAGGCAACTATGATGAAGGTCTCAGATCCAATCATGTTTGGCCATGCTGTTACTGTGTTCTTTAAGGATGTGTTTGACAAGCATGCTGATACTTTCAAAAGCATTGGTGTAGACCCTAACAACGGTTTAGGCGATGTATACGCAAAAATTAAAAACCTACCATCTGACCAACAAGCTGCTATAGAAGCAGACATTAAAGAAGTATACAAAAACCGTCCAGAGCTTGCTATGGTAGACTCTGACAAAGGAATCACGAACCTTCATGTTCCAAGTGACGTGATTATAGATGCTTCTATGCCTGCTGCCATTCGTTCTTCAGGCAAAATGTGGGGCCCTGATGGCAAGCTGCATGATACAAAAGCCATCATCCCTGACAGATCTTATGCGAGAATTTATCAAGAAATAATCAGCTTCTGTAAAGAAAACGGTGCTTTTGACGTCAGCACCATGGGCAGTGTTTCCAACATTGGACTAATGGCCCAAAAAGCAGAAGAATATGGATCGCATGACAAAACCTTCCAAATAGCTACAGAAGGCACGGTAAAGGTTGTAGATGATTCCGGCAATGTGGTTCTTGAGCAAAAAGTAGAAGAGGGTGACATATTCAGAATGTGCCAAACAAAAGACCTTCCTGTTAAGGACTGGGTAAAATTGGCTGTTACCAGAGCAAGAGTTACCAACACCCCTGCTATCTTCTGGTTAGACAAAAACAGAGCTCATGATGCCAACCTAATCAAAAAGGTAAACCAATACCTAAAAAATCATGATACCAATGGGCTAGACATACAGATACTTGCACCTGTAGATGCTATGCGCTTTTCTTGTGAAAGGGTAAAAGCCGGAAAAGACACTATCTCTGTTACAGGAAATGTACTTAGGGATTATTTGACAGACTTATTCCCTATCTTAGAATTAGGTACAAGTGCAAAAATGCTTTCTATTGTACCACTTCTTGCAGGTGGAGGATTGTTTGAAACAGGTGCTGGTGGTTCTGCGCCAAAACATGTTCAGCAGTTCGTTCAAGAAAACCATTTAAGATGGGATTCTTTAGGTGAATTCCTTGCTCTTGCAGTTTCTCTCGAAGACTTGGCAATGAAGTCTAAGAATGAAAAAGCTCAAGCGCTTGCAGAAGGCTTAAATCAGGCAAATGCCAAATTCTTGGACAATGACAAGTCTCCTTCTCGTAAAGTAGGCGAACTGGACAACCGTGGAAGCCACTTCTATCTAGCACTATACTGGGCACAAGCACTTGCCGAGCAGTCAAAAAATGCAGAGCTTAAGGACAAGTTCACTAGCCTTGCAAAAGAGTTGACTGACAATGAAGAAAAAATTGTCAGCGAACTAAATTCAGCACAAGGCAAAAGCATTGATATGGGAGGATACTTCCGTCCAGATGCTGAAAAGACAGAAAAAGCAATGCGTCCAAGTGCTACTTTAAATGCTATTTTAGAGAAGTTCTAA
- a CDS encoding DNA polymerase III subunit gamma/tau: MDNFVVSARKYRPATFDTVVGQSHITTTLKNAIKNNHLAQAFLFCGPRGVGKTTNARILAKTINCQNITEDVEACNECESCTSFNKSASFNIHELDAASNNSVDDIRNLVDQVRYPPHSGKYKIYIIDEVHMLSNAAFNAFLKTLEEPPSYAIFILATTEKHKIIPTILSRCQIFDFNRIQVKDISGHLEKIAEKEGIKAEPEALHLIAQKADGALRDALSIFDLIVTFSSDRNVTYQTTIENLHILDYDYYFKMVDLMHSGDTANILLTYDEIIRAGFDGHNFIVGLAGHLRNLMVCKDPATVKLLEVSEEVQRKYAGQASSLPVSWLMSCLSIASACDMQYKGSKNQRLHVELALMKMAYLDSALQMASQSLINGDVKKKMTT; this comes from the coding sequence ATGGATAATTTTGTTGTTTCAGCACGTAAATACAGACCCGCAACCTTTGATACCGTTGTAGGACAGTCACATATTACTACTACGCTTAAAAATGCCATAAAAAACAATCATTTGGCACAGGCTTTCCTCTTTTGTGGCCCAAGAGGGGTAGGAAAGACTACCAATGCCAGGATTTTGGCTAAAACCATCAACTGTCAAAACATTACGGAAGATGTAGAAGCGTGTAATGAATGTGAATCATGTACCAGCTTTAACAAAAGCGCCTCGTTTAATATCCATGAGCTTGACGCAGCTTCAAACAACTCTGTAGACGATATCAGAAACTTGGTTGACCAGGTGCGTTACCCGCCTCACTCAGGAAAATATAAAATATATATTATAGATGAGGTGCACATGCTGTCAAATGCAGCTTTTAATGCATTCCTGAAAACATTGGAAGAACCGCCTTCTTATGCCATTTTTATTCTGGCTACTACAGAAAAGCATAAAATTATCCCTACCATCCTGTCAAGGTGTCAAATTTTTGACTTTAACAGGATTCAGGTAAAAGATATTTCTGGACACCTCGAAAAAATTGCTGAAAAAGAAGGTATCAAAGCCGAACCGGAAGCATTGCACCTGATAGCACAAAAAGCTGATGGCGCCTTAAGAGATGCGCTTTCTATCTTTGACCTTATTGTTACTTTTTCTTCTGATAGGAATGTTACCTACCAAACTACCATAGAAAACCTGCATATTCTGGACTATGACTACTATTTCAAAATGGTAGACTTAATGCATAGTGGCGATACAGCCAATATCCTTTTGACCTATGATGAAATTATTAGGGCAGGGTTCGATGGTCATAATTTTATTGTTGGGCTTGCAGGGCATTTACGTAACCTGATGGTCTGTAAAGATCCTGCCACCGTTAAGCTTCTCGAGGTTTCGGAAGAAGTACAAAGGAAATATGCTGGGCAGGCCTCCTCCCTGCCAGTTTCATGGCTTATGTCTTGTTTGAGCATTGCCTCTGCATGTGATATGCAATATAAAGGGAGCAAAAATCAACGCCTTCATGTTGAACTGGCACTGATGAAGATGGCTTATCTCGATTCAGCGCTTCAAATGGCTTCTCAGTCTTTGATCAATGGAGATGTAAAAAAAAAAATGACGACCTAA
- a CDS encoding IS110 family transposase, with amino-acid sequence MEKLRANAAGVDIGAKKIFVSVGGEQVRSFGTFTEEFRLACDYLVSKGVESVAMEATGVYWVILYEILEKAGLDVWLVDGRQTRQVPGRKTDVKDCQWIQQLHSYGLLNRCFVPDEQVKEIRRYQRLREDHIRTASMHINHMQKALTEMNIRLKEVINQIQGASGLRVIEAIIEGERDKHKLLSLCHKSIKEKKGYLVLKALEGHYTEAGLFALQQAYEAYLFYQGQISQCDKKIQQAMERSNRYHQDKDAKDEIESVKGRKPIRHNKPQVDNLGGHLIKIFTGRDATDLPGITDYTWLQLYAEVGYDLEKWPSEKQFTSWLGLSPGQNDSGKMKKNAKKKFRPKAGQIFRQIAQSLIESKKIALGAFGRRIKAKRGPGVAVKATARKLAVLYWRLMVKGLDYTERGIKKYEELMKIQREKWLMKTAKNLGYQLTVCEEV; translated from the coding sequence ATGGAAAAATTAAGAGCTAATGCTGCTGGAGTAGACATTGGGGCAAAGAAGATCTTTGTCTCAGTTGGAGGAGAGCAAGTGCGCTCCTTTGGTACATTTACAGAAGAATTTCGTTTGGCCTGTGATTACCTGGTGTCAAAGGGCGTCGAATCGGTAGCGATGGAAGCTACCGGTGTTTACTGGGTTATCTTATATGAGATACTAGAAAAGGCCGGTTTAGATGTATGGTTGGTGGATGGAAGACAGACCAGACAGGTTCCCGGCCGAAAAACAGATGTTAAAGACTGTCAGTGGATACAGCAGTTGCATAGTTACGGACTGTTGAACCGGTGTTTTGTGCCTGATGAGCAAGTTAAAGAAATCAGGAGATATCAGAGGTTGCGGGAGGACCATATCAGAACAGCATCGATGCACATCAACCATATGCAAAAAGCTTTAACCGAAATGAATATCCGCCTCAAAGAGGTTATAAACCAAATACAGGGAGCGAGTGGCCTGAGAGTCATAGAAGCAATCATAGAAGGAGAAAGGGACAAGCACAAACTATTAAGCCTTTGCCATAAAAGTATCAAGGAAAAAAAAGGGTACTTGGTATTGAAGGCTTTAGAGGGACATTATACAGAAGCTGGGCTATTTGCTTTACAGCAAGCTTACGAAGCGTATCTTTTTTACCAAGGGCAAATCTCCCAATGCGATAAAAAAATACAGCAAGCGATGGAAAGAAGTAACAGGTACCACCAGGACAAAGACGCCAAAGACGAAATAGAGTCAGTAAAAGGCCGTAAGCCGATCAGGCACAACAAACCTCAGGTAGATAACCTGGGAGGCCATTTAATTAAAATATTTACAGGTAGAGACGCTACAGACCTACCTGGCATAACGGACTATACATGGCTACAACTCTATGCTGAAGTAGGGTATGATCTAGAAAAGTGGCCTTCGGAAAAACAGTTTACATCTTGGCTAGGGTTGTCCCCCGGACAGAATGATTCCGGGAAAATGAAAAAAAATGCAAAAAAGAAATTTAGGCCAAAAGCAGGGCAAATTTTCAGGCAGATTGCACAAAGTTTGATTGAGAGCAAAAAAATTGCACTAGGCGCATTTGGCAGAAGAATAAAAGCCAAACGAGGCCCTGGCGTAGCTGTGAAAGCAACAGCTAGAAAACTTGCTGTTCTATATTGGCGGTTAATGGTTAAAGGGCTTGACTATACAGAAAGGGGAATAAAGAAATATGAAGAACTAATGAAAATTCAGCGAGAAAAGTGGTTGATGAAAACGGCAAAGAACCTAGGATACCAACTTACTGTTTGTGAGGAAGTTTGA
- a CDS encoding transposase, whose protein sequence is MSKRERRSYDHEFKTMAVELHLSGKTSTAVGKELGIGPDLVRRWSREMKTNGAASFPGNGKQNLSEEQKEIHALRKALKESELEREILKKAVSIFSRGDSKYTNS, encoded by the coding sequence ATGAGTAAAAGAGAAAGAAGGTCATATGACCACGAATTTAAAACAATGGCTGTAGAGCTGCATTTAAGCGGGAAGACCAGTACCGCTGTTGGGAAAGAATTAGGCATTGGTCCTGATTTAGTAAGGAGATGGTCACGTGAAATGAAGACGAATGGCGCTGCCAGTTTTCCAGGAAATGGGAAACAGAACCTTTCAGAAGAACAAAAAGAAATTCATGCCTTGAGGAAAGCCTTAAAGGAATCTGAGCTTGAAAGGGAAATCCTAAAAAAGGCGGTAAGCATCTTTTCCAGGGGAGACAGCAAATATACCAATTCATAA
- a CDS encoding insulinase family protein: MKHRIFIFILLLVGVSSTQVWSQEGKSAKTTSHTEDGYTYETVEDDPLNARIYTLDNGLEVYLSDYKESPRIQTYIAVRAGSKNDPADATGLAHYLEHILFKGTSKIGTINWGAEKPELDKIEQLFETYRRTTDEEARADIYHQIDSISLVAASHAIANEYDKMLSNIGATGTNAYTFVEQTVYVNNIPANQIEKWAEIEGERFSEVVPRLFHTELEAVYEEKNKGLDNDRRKTWEAMLSGLFKNHTYGTQTTIGTVEHLKNPSITEIKKYFDAYYVPNNIAICISGDIDYTETIKTIEKSFGHLQAKEVPEFEPGVEEEITEPIVKTVYGPDAENIALAFRFGGVSNDYGNDVPDPAYVKLISMLLSNGQAGLIDLNLNQQQKIIGGYSYELTLNDYSAHILGGRPRDGQSLEEVQEHLLTQIEMIKGGEFDEWLMEAVINDYKITRMKQFESNKSRADAFVDAFISNRSWEAYLKEIETLESIEKEDLMAFANERYGDNFVSVLKKTGRDTTIQKVPKPKITPVPVNRDTSSVFYREVMAKPSVAIEPVFLDYDKDIKKLKTKNKIPVNYVHNEENDLFTLHMKWNTGKDADPALSVAAGFMNYLGTSEKSAEDIKKEFFKLGCSYNFSVSDDEFHIVLSGLNENFGEALKLLDEIVSDAKPDQDVLNNKIADILKSRRDKKLSKDAILRSAMPSYAKYGTESSFKNVLSQEELMELKPEELTERISKMKGYDHKVLYYGPKKPKKLTKSLAKNFKLKSKLEEPPSVERFAHKPIDENVVYWVDYDMVQAEVLMLSKCVPFDIELVPVSALFNEYFGGSMGSLVFQEMRESKALAYSVRSRYENASRKGEPNYIVSYIGTQADKIEEAITGLEDLLDNMPHSKSHFKNARQSLRESITSSRITKASKLYNYESALKLGLEHDVRKDMFKAIDNLSLEEIGAFQEKYVKGQPKAILIVGSKNHIDFDALDKFGKVQQLQLDDIFGY; encoded by the coding sequence ATGAAGCATCGCATATTTATTTTTATTCTTTTACTGGTTGGGGTATCCAGCACGCAGGTTTGGTCTCAAGAAGGAAAAAGTGCTAAGACTACAAGCCATACAGAAGATGGTTATACTTATGAAACAGTAGAGGACGACCCACTGAACGCTCGTATTTACACCTTGGACAATGGGCTGGAGGTTTATTTGTCAGATTATAAAGAAAGCCCCCGGATACAGACATATATTGCCGTGAGGGCTGGTAGTAAAAATGACCCGGCCGACGCTACTGGACTTGCCCATTATTTAGAGCACATTTTGTTCAAAGGTACGTCCAAGATTGGTACTATTAACTGGGGCGCTGAAAAGCCTGAACTCGATAAGATTGAGCAGCTTTTTGAAACCTATCGCCGGACTACTGATGAAGAAGCTCGTGCTGATATATACCATCAGATAGACAGTATATCGCTGGTGGCCGCATCTCATGCCATTGCCAATGAGTATGACAAAATGTTGAGCAACATCGGCGCTACGGGAACCAATGCCTATACTTTTGTTGAGCAAACGGTATATGTAAACAATATTCCGGCCAACCAAATTGAGAAGTGGGCTGAAATTGAGGGGGAAAGGTTCAGTGAAGTTGTCCCTAGGCTTTTCCATACAGAATTGGAAGCTGTGTATGAGGAGAAAAACAAAGGTCTTGACAATGATAGAAGGAAAACCTGGGAAGCTATGCTTTCTGGTTTGTTTAAAAACCACACTTATGGTACCCAAACTACGATTGGAACGGTAGAGCATTTGAAAAACCCTTCTATTACAGAAATTAAAAAGTATTTCGATGCTTACTATGTGCCTAACAATATAGCTATATGTATTAGTGGTGATATTGACTATACTGAGACTATTAAAACCATAGAGAAGAGTTTTGGGCATTTACAAGCCAAAGAGGTGCCAGAGTTTGAACCGGGAGTTGAAGAGGAAATCACGGAGCCGATAGTGAAAACGGTTTATGGACCAGATGCTGAAAACATAGCTTTGGCTTTCCGTTTTGGAGGTGTAAGCAATGATTATGGTAATGATGTTCCAGATCCAGCTTATGTCAAACTCATTTCTATGTTACTGTCTAATGGTCAGGCGGGACTGATTGACCTGAACCTGAACCAACAGCAAAAAATAATAGGTGGTTATTCTTACGAATTGACACTTAATGATTACTCTGCTCATATTTTGGGCGGAAGACCAAGAGACGGACAATCGCTGGAAGAAGTGCAGGAACATCTGCTAACCCAAATTGAAATGATCAAAGGGGGAGAGTTTGATGAATGGCTTATGGAAGCGGTAATCAATGACTATAAGATTACAAGAATGAAGCAGTTCGAAAGCAACAAGTCAAGGGCTGATGCTTTTGTTGATGCTTTCATTTCTAACCGTTCATGGGAGGCGTATTTGAAAGAAATAGAGACGCTTGAATCTATTGAAAAAGAAGACTTGATGGCATTTGCCAATGAACGCTATGGAGACAACTTTGTTTCCGTGCTTAAGAAAACCGGTAGGGACACGACCATACAAAAAGTGCCGAAGCCTAAAATAACTCCTGTGCCTGTAAATCGTGACACCTCATCTGTCTTTTACAGAGAGGTTATGGCCAAACCATCTGTTGCCATTGAGCCTGTTTTTCTTGACTATGATAAGGATATCAAAAAGTTAAAAACAAAGAATAAGATACCGGTAAACTATGTGCACAATGAGGAAAACGATCTGTTTACCCTGCATATGAAGTGGAATACTGGTAAAGACGCAGACCCTGCACTTTCAGTAGCGGCTGGTTTTATGAATTACTTGGGCACCTCGGAAAAGAGTGCGGAGGATATAAAGAAGGAGTTCTTTAAACTCGGTTGTTCTTACAATTTCTCTGTGTCTGACGATGAATTTCATATAGTCCTAAGTGGGCTTAACGAAAATTTTGGGGAAGCGCTAAAGCTACTTGATGAAATTGTCTCTGATGCAAAGCCGGACCAAGATGTTTTGAACAATAAAATTGCGGACATATTGAAGTCCAGAAGAGACAAGAAGCTTTCTAAAGATGCTATTTTAAGAAGTGCTATGCCTAGCTATGCTAAATATGGAACAGAGTCATCTTTTAAAAATGTGCTTTCTCAGGAAGAACTTATGGAGCTGAAGCCTGAAGAGCTTACCGAAAGGATCAGTAAGATGAAAGGGTATGACCATAAGGTGCTTTACTATGGGCCAAAGAAGCCTAAAAAACTAACTAAGTCCTTGGCGAAAAACTTTAAGTTGAAGTCCAAGCTTGAAGAACCACCTTCTGTAGAGCGTTTTGCTCATAAGCCTATAGATGAGAATGTGGTTTATTGGGTAGACTATGATATGGTACAAGCGGAAGTGCTGATGCTGTCAAAATGTGTACCATTTGATATCGAGCTGGTTCCTGTAAGTGCATTGTTCAATGAGTATTTCGGTGGAAGCATGGGATCGCTGGTGTTCCAGGAAATGAGGGAGTCAAAAGCGTTGGCCTATTCTGTAAGGTCTAGATATGAAAATGCTTCCCGTAAAGGCGAACCTAATTATATCGTTTCTTATATAGGAACCCAAGCAGATAAAATAGAAGAAGCTATTACTGGACTTGAAGATCTGCTGGACAATATGCCACATTCAAAATCTCACTTTAAGAATGCCAGACAGTCTTTAAGGGAAAGTATCACCTCTTCCAGAATTACCAAGGCTAGCAAGCTGTACAATTATGAAAGTGCGTTAAAACTAGGTTTGGAGCATGATGTTAGAAAGGACATGTTTAAAGCTATCGACAACTTGTCTTTAGAGGAAATAGGAGCTTTCCAAGAAAAGTATGTGAAAGGGCAACCTAAAGCAATATTGATAGTAGGTTCGAAAAATCATATTGACTTTGACGCACTCGATAAGTTTGGTAAAGTGCAACAACTTCAGTTAGATGATATTTTCGGGTATTAA
- a CDS encoding IS3 family transposase, which produces MDHRKEYAVEKMCRTFNVARNSFYEWKKEKQLKLAQQRAILLKEIKTVHELSNGTYGSPRITLDLRKKGFAVSRPRVARIMKDHGIRSVVSKKFKVCTTDSNHGFSISPNVLDRSFKPESPSKSWVSDITYIRTNEAWLYLTMIMDLYDRKIIGWSMSTSMHAYETVVPAWRMALINRPVFQELVFHSDRGVQYACKEFRDELGKLNVTQSMSRKGNCWDNAVAESFFKTLKSETGYRKYESIKQAKKGLFEYIEIWYNRTRRHSSLGYLSPEEFYNIHRKSAA; this is translated from the coding sequence ATGGATCATAGAAAAGAGTATGCTGTTGAAAAGATGTGTAGGACATTTAATGTTGCCAGGAACAGCTTTTATGAGTGGAAGAAGGAGAAACAACTCAAACTGGCTCAACAAAGAGCGATATTGCTAAAGGAAATCAAAACAGTGCATGAGTTAAGCAATGGTACCTATGGAAGTCCTAGAATTACATTAGATCTTAGAAAAAAGGGTTTTGCAGTATCCAGGCCAAGGGTTGCCAGGATCATGAAAGACCACGGAATCAGGAGTGTTGTAAGTAAAAAATTTAAAGTCTGCACAACTGATTCAAACCATGGATTTAGCATCAGTCCTAACGTTCTTGATAGATCTTTTAAACCTGAAAGCCCTTCAAAATCATGGGTATCAGACATAACTTATATCCGGACAAATGAGGCATGGTTATACCTGACCATGATTATGGACTTATATGATAGGAAAATAATAGGATGGTCTATGTCCACTTCGATGCATGCATATGAAACAGTAGTGCCTGCATGGAGGATGGCACTGATAAACAGACCTGTTTTTCAAGAGCTGGTTTTTCATTCAGACAGAGGCGTGCAGTATGCATGCAAAGAGTTCAGGGATGAGCTTGGTAAGCTAAATGTTACTCAGAGCATGAGCAGAAAAGGGAATTGCTGGGACAATGCAGTGGCTGAAAGCTTCTTCAAAACCCTGAAATCTGAAACTGGTTACCGGAAATATGAATCAATAAAGCAGGCAAAAAAGGGATTGTTTGAATACATTGAGATATGGTACAACAGGACCAGAAGACATTCCTCTCTTGGATATCTTTCTCCTGAAGAATTTTATAATATTCATAGAAAAAGTGCTGCGTAA
- a CDS encoding zeta toxin family protein → MKPKLILIAGPNGAGKSFNAPDIVPELDHFDFDELKQAFYKADKDHEFREQFAHAKAQKAFEAAKENALNKKDSFAYETNFFTETCMDTPRRFKNAGYDIDLYFVYLQDVEISKERVNIRVKLGGHYVPAEEIEHRFKNGLCNVKNSYSEFDNFYLIDGETSKAVLCCQKGQLVESPEILPDFVKNNFDLSDPVS, encoded by the coding sequence TTGAAACCTAAATTGATTCTCATCGCTGGCCCTAATGGTGCGGGAAAATCCTTTAACGCCCCTGATATAGTTCCTGAACTAGATCATTTTGACTTTGACGAGTTGAAACAGGCTTTTTATAAAGCTGATAAAGATCACGAATTTAGGGAGCAGTTTGCGCATGCCAAAGCTCAGAAGGCTTTTGAAGCAGCTAAAGAGAATGCCTTGAATAAAAAGGACTCCTTTGCATACGAAACAAATTTTTTCACTGAGACCTGCATGGATACGCCCAGACGATTTAAAAATGCAGGGTATGATATAGATCTTTATTTTGTTTATTTGCAAGATGTGGAGATATCCAAAGAGCGAGTAAACATACGTGTAAAGCTCGGAGGACACTACGTACCGGCTGAAGAGATAGAGCATAGGTTCAAGAATGGCCTTTGTAACGTAAAAAATAGCTATTCTGAGTTCGATAATTTTTACCTGATTGATGGCGAGACCTCCAAAGCAGTCCTTTGTTGCCAGAAAGGCCAGTTGGTCGAAAGCCCAGAAATATTGCCCGATTTTGTGAAAAATAACTTTGACTTGTCAGACCCTGTATCTTGA